From Candidatus Rubrimentiphilum sp., one genomic window encodes:
- a CDS encoding alpha/beta fold hydrolase, with product MNKALAGLTFIAMLSGLVPSAVSAATFPDPVEGTYTIPNFKFDDGETLPALSIHYYTIGTLRTDANGRTNAVLIMHGTGGSGRQFLTPPERFAGVLFSPGGLLDASKYFIILPDDIGHGKSSKPSDGLHAKFPKYDYTDMVTAEHALVTDGLHVNHLRLVMGTSMGCMHSWMWGELYPAAMDALMPLACLPIQISGRNRIWRDMSMNLITSSPDYDNGDYTKEPFGLKAANDISWFVGSAPLYDQSIMPSRDTADAYFNSRLAQIPAALDANDELYALAASRDYNPQPLLGSIQAPVMAVNSADDQINPPELHIVEGLIGRVKHAHFVLVPISMQTRGHGTHTLPLVWGKYLKQLLSESAH from the coding sequence GTGAACAAAGCTCTCGCCGGTCTTACATTTATTGCCATGCTATCCGGACTTGTTCCGAGCGCAGTCTCTGCGGCAACGTTCCCCGATCCGGTTGAGGGCACGTACACGATTCCGAACTTCAAGTTCGACGACGGCGAGACGCTGCCGGCGCTAAGCATTCATTACTACACGATCGGCACGCTGCGGACGGATGCAAACGGACGGACAAATGCGGTGCTCATCATGCACGGCACAGGCGGTTCGGGCCGGCAGTTCCTCACACCGCCGGAACGGTTTGCGGGCGTACTTTTTTCGCCGGGTGGTCTGCTGGACGCGAGCAAGTACTTCATCATTCTTCCCGACGACATCGGACACGGAAAGTCGAGCAAGCCCAGTGATGGACTGCACGCGAAATTTCCGAAATACGATTACACCGACATGGTGACTGCCGAACACGCGCTCGTAACGGACGGTCTCCACGTCAACCACTTGCGCCTCGTGATGGGAACGTCGATGGGGTGCATGCACAGCTGGATGTGGGGCGAGCTGTATCCGGCGGCCATGGATGCTCTGATGCCCTTGGCGTGCCTGCCGATTCAAATCTCCGGGCGCAACCGCATTTGGCGGGACATGTCGATGAACCTCATCACTTCGTCGCCAGATTACGACAACGGCGATTACACCAAGGAGCCATTCGGCTTAAAAGCCGCAAACGATATTTCGTGGTTCGTCGGCAGCGCGCCGCTCTACGATCAATCGATCATGCCCTCTCGCGATACCGCCGATGCATATTTCAACTCGCGGCTTGCGCAGATTCCCGCAGCTCTAGATGCGAATGACGAGTTGTATGCACTGGCAGCTTCGCGCGATTACAACCCGCAGCCGCTGCTCGGCTCGATTCAAGCGCCCGTCATGGCAGTTAACTCGGCGGACGATCAAATCAATCCGCCGGAACTGCATATCGTCGAGGGGCTCATCGGAAGAGTCAAACATGCGCACTTTGTTCTCGTGCCGATTTCGATGCAAACACGCGGGCACGGGACGCACACGCTGCCGCTTGTCTGGGGCAAATATCTGAAGCAGCTCCTGTCGGAGAGCGCGCACTAA
- a CDS encoding pyridoxal phosphate-dependent aminotransferase encodes MLATKTDRFAAAVSRLGSENAFEVLARARALEAQGKRVVHMEIGEPDFETPKHIKEAGIKAILENHSHYTPSAGIVELREVIAQYAAKFRHVEPFTVENVVLSPGAKPIIWNILSALLSPGDEFVYFEPAYPAYRSCANYLGAKAVAIPLLEEKNWRMDLDELERRVSDNTKAIMINSPHNPTGGVLTKGDLERIADMAKRHDFLVIADEIYSRNFYDREFHSIVTVPGMRERTIVVDGFSKAYAMTGWRLGYAIMDPEIAKIVTLFNNNTFSCVASFVQQAGIAALTGPDEPVQRMNGMFRERRDAIVKGLNQIDNVSCTMPEGAFYAFPNVTKITSDDRALAAYLLQEAGVACLGGSGFGAAGKGYLRFSYAASLDDIHYALEQMAKAIPQFKG; translated from the coding sequence ATGCTCGCCACAAAGACGGATCGATTTGCCGCCGCGGTCTCGCGCCTGGGATCGGAAAACGCCTTCGAAGTACTCGCGCGCGCCCGAGCCTTGGAAGCGCAAGGCAAGCGTGTGGTTCACATGGAGATCGGCGAGCCGGATTTCGAGACGCCGAAGCACATTAAAGAAGCGGGCATCAAAGCGATTCTCGAAAATCACAGCCATTACACGCCTTCGGCCGGCATCGTCGAACTGCGCGAAGTCATCGCGCAATACGCGGCCAAGTTTCGCCACGTCGAGCCGTTCACGGTGGAAAACGTCGTGCTTTCGCCGGGCGCCAAGCCGATTATCTGGAATATTTTAAGCGCTCTCTTGAGTCCCGGCGACGAGTTCGTCTATTTTGAGCCGGCCTATCCCGCTTACCGGTCGTGCGCGAACTATCTCGGCGCCAAAGCCGTCGCCATCCCGTTGCTCGAGGAAAAGAATTGGCGGATGGATCTCGACGAACTCGAGCGCCGCGTCTCGGACAACACCAAAGCGATCATGATCAACTCGCCGCACAACCCGACCGGCGGCGTCCTGACGAAAGGCGACCTCGAGCGCATCGCCGACATGGCCAAGCGCCACGACTTTCTGGTGATCGCGGACGAAATCTATAGCCGCAACTTCTACGATCGCGAATTTCATTCGATCGTCACCGTGCCGGGGATGCGCGAGCGCACCATCGTAGTCGACGGCTTTTCAAAAGCCTACGCGATGACCGGCTGGCGACTCGGCTACGCGATCATGGATCCCGAAATCGCCAAAATCGTCACGCTCTTCAACAACAATACATTTTCGTGCGTGGCCAGCTTCGTGCAGCAAGCCGGCATCGCCGCGCTGACCGGCCCGGATGAACCCGTGCAGCGCATGAACGGCATGTTCCGCGAACGCCGTGACGCGATCGTCAAAGGCTTGAACCAAATCGACAACGTGTCGTGCACCATGCCCGAAGGCGCGTTTTATGCGTTCCCCAACGTCACGAAGATCACGTCGGACGACAGGGCGCTGGCGGCATACTTGTTGCAAGAAGCGGGCGTTGCATGTTTGGGAGGCTCGGGCTTCGGCGCCGCGGGCAAAGGGTATCTGCGCTTCTCGTACGCGGCTTCGTTAGACGACATTCACTACGCGCTCGAGCAGATGGCCAAGGCAATTCCACAATTTAAGGGCTAG
- the mrdA gene encoding penicillin-binding protein 2, whose translation MNPYLRKRVWERSTLRIVIFIGVAILALLALLARLIQVQLVQGDAFRAAAQENQIRLIPVAAPRGKILDRTGQAIVRSRPSFVVAVIPSELSDVSAELKTVSQAIGLPVATLQDRLLHHHGVRYANVDELDAAEPYGPVIIASELSVAKVAKLTELLVDLPGIDVEVQAVRDYPYGPEGSAFVGYVGQISADEYKELRHLGYSPNDVIGKDGLEYTYDRYLRGEPGGRRVVVDAQSQVVPSIKLPPKEPVPGDTLVLNIDWRLQRIVERALANGIHSWAGNRTGVGGAVVVEDPWTGAIRAIASYPSFDPNAFASNDYKKTYHYLTADPPALFNRAISAGTPTGSTFKMVTGSAAISAGVVKVNEIVYDSGGWNCYGAMFRDLAAGGLGSTSFVRALAASSDGYFFQMGWRLGNERLRKYALEFGLSQKAGIDLPGEFEGNWPTNASMLKSSGLPLEPSDVCSLAIGQGAMQATPLQMANVESAVVNGGTLYRPRVVAEIQDPHGNVIKRFGPKVIRQVGVTQEALKAVRQGMDEVTDPGGTAYGLAIPGFRFGGKTGTAETAGGAGPNTTWFVAYAPAKHAQIAMAVFVDRSGGYGAQVAAPIARAIMVQYFHTKP comes from the coding sequence ATGAATCCGTATCTTCGCAAACGCGTGTGGGAACGCTCCACGCTGCGCATCGTGATCTTCATCGGCGTTGCGATCCTCGCATTGCTCGCGTTATTGGCGCGCCTCATCCAAGTGCAGCTCGTGCAGGGCGACGCGTTTCGCGCCGCAGCGCAGGAAAACCAAATCCGGCTGATCCCTGTAGCAGCGCCGCGCGGAAAGATTCTCGATCGCACCGGTCAAGCGATCGTCCGCAGCCGCCCATCGTTCGTCGTTGCCGTTATTCCGTCGGAACTCAGCGACGTTTCGGCCGAACTGAAAACCGTTTCACAAGCGATCGGCCTGCCCGTCGCCACACTGCAGGATCGTCTCCTTCATCATCATGGTGTGCGGTATGCAAACGTGGACGAACTCGACGCCGCCGAACCCTATGGTCCGGTTATTATCGCGAGCGAACTTTCCGTCGCGAAGGTCGCAAAGCTCACCGAACTGCTCGTGGATCTTCCCGGCATCGACGTTGAAGTGCAGGCGGTCCGCGACTATCCCTACGGTCCGGAAGGCTCCGCCTTTGTCGGCTACGTCGGACAGATCTCGGCGGACGAATACAAAGAGTTGCGTCATCTCGGTTACTCGCCGAACGACGTCATCGGCAAGGACGGCCTTGAATACACCTACGACCGGTATTTGCGCGGTGAGCCGGGCGGGCGGCGCGTCGTCGTTGACGCGCAGAGTCAAGTTGTTCCCAGCATCAAGCTGCCGCCCAAAGAGCCGGTGCCGGGCGACACGCTCGTGCTCAACATCGATTGGCGGCTGCAACGCATCGTCGAGCGAGCGCTGGCCAATGGAATTCATTCGTGGGCCGGAAACCGGACCGGGGTCGGCGGCGCGGTGGTGGTGGAGGATCCGTGGACCGGCGCAATCCGCGCGATCGCCAGCTATCCGAGCTTCGATCCAAACGCCTTCGCTTCAAACGATTACAAGAAAACCTATCATTACCTGACCGCCGATCCGCCGGCGCTCTTCAATCGCGCGATCAGCGCGGGCACGCCGACGGGATCGACGTTCAAAATGGTCACGGGTTCGGCAGCGATTAGCGCCGGCGTAGTAAAAGTGAACGAGATCGTCTATGACAGCGGCGGCTGGAACTGCTACGGCGCGATGTTTCGCGATCTCGCCGCCGGCGGTCTAGGTTCGACGTCTTTTGTGCGCGCGCTCGCGGCTTCGTCCGACGGCTATTTCTTCCAGATGGGCTGGCGGTTGGGGAACGAGCGTCTGCGCAAGTATGCGCTCGAGTTTGGCCTCTCGCAGAAAGCCGGCATCGATCTGCCGGGAGAATTCGAAGGCAACTGGCCGACGAACGCATCGATGCTGAAGAGCTCGGGCCTTCCGCTCGAACCGTCGGACGTTTGCAGTTTGGCGATCGGGCAGGGCGCCATGCAAGCGACGCCGCTGCAGATGGCCAACGTCGAATCGGCCGTCGTCAACGGCGGAACGCTGTATCGGCCGCGCGTCGTCGCGGAGATCCAAGATCCCCACGGCAACGTCATCAAACGTTTCGGACCGAAAGTGATCCGTCAGGTCGGCGTCACGCAAGAGGCGCTCAAAGCGGTCAGACAAGGAATGGACGAGGTCACCGACCCAGGCGGGACCGCGTACGGGTTAGCGATTCCGGGTTTTCGCTTCGGCGGAAAAACCGGCACTGCCGAAACGGCCGGCGGCGCGGGACCCAATACGACGTGGTTTGTAGCATACGCGCCGGCGAAGCACGCGCAAATTGCCATGGCGGTGTTCGTCGATCGTTCCGGCGGATACGGCGCGCAAGTAGCCGCACCAATCGCCCGCGCGATCATGGTGCAATACTTCCACACGAAACCCTGA
- the mreD gene encoding rod shape-determining protein MreD: protein MSFSRSKPQETPYAGPQWWQAAIVLAIAVLAQVEIMPHLAFRHAVPSAVLVAVVWYALRTDARRAALFGLIAGACEDLLGGSLTGVGTGGAWTLATTATALLVSSLSQRFFADSIPVVATAVAIATLFQRLLFWTVMSLEGYPRGYAQVHLHEALWEALLNVVLAAVLMLGARLLENRRTR, encoded by the coding sequence TTGTCGTTCTCCCGAAGTAAACCGCAAGAAACACCGTACGCGGGTCCGCAGTGGTGGCAAGCCGCGATCGTTTTGGCTATTGCGGTGCTCGCCCAAGTCGAGATCATGCCGCACTTGGCGTTTCGCCATGCGGTGCCGAGCGCGGTACTGGTGGCGGTCGTGTGGTATGCGTTGCGGACCGATGCGCGCCGGGCCGCACTTTTCGGACTGATCGCCGGCGCCTGCGAGGACTTGCTCGGCGGATCGCTGACGGGAGTGGGCACCGGCGGTGCATGGACGCTCGCGACAACCGCGACTGCGCTATTAGTCAGCTCGCTTTCGCAGCGCTTCTTCGCCGACTCAATCCCGGTGGTCGCGACCGCCGTAGCGATCGCAACGCTGTTCCAGCGCCTGCTGTTTTGGACCGTCATGTCGCTGGAGGGATATCCGCGCGGCTATGCGCAGGTGCACTTGCATGAAGCGCTCTGGGAAGCGCTCTTGAATGTCGTGCTGGCAGCCGTGCTGATGCTGGGAGCCCGTTTGCTCGAAAACCGCCGGACTCGATGA
- the mreC gene encoding rod shape-determining protein MreC yields MIIAAALVALLQVTAARTGSPSPLTIVASTLGIGVQEGASAAVGAVRSGGQSALNLPGLQHANADLTARNIRLERENARLHELLATYQAQLAIQPQLQAYAGAVQARVIGYPPEGSIASVTIDKGTHSGVALDDGVVAGAGVVGRVIEASPFTSQVALITDFTSTIPALVQRGRYWGIARGNADSVRLEYVSQDAQLRVGDNVVTAEARSFHSGAVLGTIAKIERTSALYQTAIVKPAVDFSTLDRVVVLPK; encoded by the coding sequence GTGATTATCGCCGCCGCGCTTGTCGCATTGCTTCAGGTCACGGCCGCGCGCACCGGTTCGCCCAGCCCGCTCACCATCGTGGCCTCGACCCTCGGCATCGGAGTTCAGGAAGGCGCCTCCGCCGCGGTTGGCGCCGTCCGCTCGGGCGGGCAATCGGCCCTAAACCTGCCTGGACTGCAGCACGCCAATGCCGACCTGACGGCGCGAAATATCCGACTGGAGCGGGAGAACGCACGGCTGCACGAGCTGCTCGCAACCTATCAGGCTCAGCTGGCCATTCAACCGCAACTTCAAGCGTATGCGGGCGCCGTCCAGGCCCGTGTGATCGGCTATCCGCCCGAAGGCAGCATCGCCAGCGTGACGATCGACAAAGGAACGCACAGCGGCGTGGCCCTCGATGACGGCGTGGTCGCCGGCGCCGGCGTGGTCGGACGCGTAATCGAGGCGTCTCCATTCACCAGCCAAGTTGCGCTGATCACGGATTTCACGAGCACGATTCCCGCGCTGGTTCAGCGCGGACGGTACTGGGGCATCGCGCGCGGCAACGCCGATTCCGTCAGACTCGAATATGTTTCGCAAGACGCGCAACTGCGCGTCGGCGATAACGTCGTGACCGCCGAAGCGCGATCGTTTCATTCCGGCGCCGTCCTAGGCACGATCGCCAAGATCGAACGCACTTCTGCGTTGTATCAAACCGCAATCGTTAAACCGGCGGTCGATTTCTCGACGCTCGATCGCGTTGTCGTTCTCCCGAAGTAA
- a CDS encoding nucleoside triphosphate pyrophosphatase, which translates to MGRITIRADGTWAATSRPAERSTVRIILASASPRRLELLQSLKLDVRVEPSSYSEPDRANLTPRELAIEHAHHKCEHVAARFPHELVVAADTVVDLNGVAYNKPRDAADARRMLNELSGRTHVVHTAFEIRANGKTEAACESTRVTFFSLEPEEIAAYVATGEPLDKAGAYGIQGYGATLVERIEGDFYTVMGFPLGRFVRTLRRLGFPVPITK; encoded by the coding sequence ATTGGACGCATCACGATCCGCGCGGACGGCACATGGGCGGCTACATCCAGGCCGGCGGAAAGATCTACCGTTAGGATTATTCTCGCGAGCGCTTCGCCGCGCCGTTTAGAATTGTTGCAATCGCTAAAGCTCGACGTGCGCGTCGAGCCAAGCAGCTACAGCGAACCGGATCGCGCCAACCTTACGCCGCGCGAACTGGCGATCGAACATGCGCATCACAAATGCGAACACGTCGCCGCGCGTTTCCCGCACGAGCTCGTGGTGGCGGCCGACACGGTCGTAGATTTGAATGGCGTCGCGTACAATAAACCGCGCGACGCAGCCGATGCGCGACGCATGCTGAACGAACTTTCGGGACGCACGCACGTGGTGCACACGGCATTCGAGATCCGGGCAAACGGCAAGACTGAAGCCGCGTGCGAGAGCACGCGCGTGACATTTTTTTCGCTCGAGCCGGAAGAGATCGCAGCCTATGTGGCAACCGGGGAACCGCTCGATAAGGCCGGAGCCTACGGAATCCAGGGGTACGGCGCGACGCTGGTCGAGCGGATCGAAGGCGATTTTTACACGGTTATGGGCTTCCCGCTGGGCAGGTTCGTGCGAACGCTCCGCCGGTTGGGTTTTCCCGTGCCGATAACGAAATAG
- a CDS encoding DUF3465 domain-containing protein — protein MVRKLLPLVLLALTSCAVGPQTVEQAMASCARGASAVEVVASGKVAQLLGTFSSPTGQHEGFTIHSKSMTIRIEDNVSITGPIPLTKGEPVTLQGVYECNDGVIHWTHHDPRGRHMGGYIQAGGKIYR, from the coding sequence ATGGTACGTAAGCTTCTTCCGCTGGTATTGCTGGCGTTGACATCGTGCGCTGTCGGACCGCAGACGGTCGAGCAGGCAATGGCGAGTTGCGCGCGCGGCGCTTCGGCGGTCGAAGTTGTTGCGAGCGGCAAAGTTGCGCAACTGCTTGGAACGTTTTCCTCACCCACCGGACAACACGAAGGATTCACCATCCACAGTAAATCGATGACGATTCGCATCGAGGACAACGTCTCCATCACCGGGCCCATTCCGCTGACGAAGGGCGAACCCGTCACGCTGCAAGGCGTGTACGAATGTAACGACGGTGTGATTCATTGGACGCATCACGATCCGCGCGGACGGCACATGGGCGGCTACATCCAGGCCGGCGGAAAGATCTACCGTTAG